The following are encoded in a window of Schistocerca gregaria isolate iqSchGreg1 unplaced genomic scaffold, iqSchGreg1.2 ptg000720l, whole genome shotgun sequence genomic DNA:
- the LOC126320450 gene encoding GPN-loop GTPase 1-like, translating to MGETILSSTSDPTWPHFGSENNKPLVCIIAGMAGTGKTTFMRAIYSYTSLHKIPSYMINLDPAVSKLPFSANIDIRDSVNYKEVMKKYQLGPNGGIMVSLNFFSTRFDQVMSFIEKRAPDLKYIFIDTPGQIEVFNWSASGTIIMETLASTFPTMFIYVADTPRCANPTTFMSNMLYACSILYKTRLPLLLTFNKLDVISHEFCLEWMQNSELFSEAISTQGTYMSNFTQSMSLTLQEFYRNLTTVGVSAVSGLGLDEFFQATKECAKQYESDYKPELLNRKAQILQQQEFLAKQVRSVKKKPSNANSQDAPTSHEDDNAEKENLTSESTDSLSELLEKQKI from the exons ATGGGCGAAACAATTCTTTCTAGCACCTCTGACC CCACATGGCCTCATTTTGGATCCGAGAACAACAAGCCTCTGGTCTGTATTATTGCTGGAATGGCCGGTACTGGAAAGACGACCTTTATGCGAGCCATTTATTCGTACACTTCTCTTCATAAAATTCCTTCTTACATGATCAACTTGGATCCTGCCGTCTCGAAGCTCCCCTTTTCAGCTAATATTGACATCCGGGATTCTGTGAATTACAAAGAGGTTATGAAAAAATATCAGCTCGGCCCCAATGGCGGTATTATGGTCAGCCTAAATTTTTTTTCAACTCGATTTGACCAAGTTATGTCGTTCATAGAAAAGAGAGCGCCTGATCTAAAGTATATTTTTATAGACACTCCAGGTCAAATTGAAGTGTTCAATTGGAGCGCTAGTGGAACCATCATCATGGAGACTCTGGCAAGTACCTTTCCAACTATGTTCATTTATGTGGCAGACACTCCTCGATGCGCTAATCCAACCACATTTATGAGCAACATGCTATATGCGTGTAGCATTTTATATAAGACTAGACTACCGTTACTGCTGACATTCAATAAACTGGATGTGATTAGCCACGAATTCTGCCTAGAATGGATGCAAAACTCAGagttgttttctgaagccataagtACACAAGGGACATATATGAGCAACTTTACACAGTCCATGAGCCTTACGCTTCAAGAGTTTTATCGAAACTTAACGACAGTGGGCGTTTCTGCTGTTTCGGGGCTGGGCCTTGACGAATTCTTTCAGGCAACTAAAGAATGCGCGAAGCAGTATGAATCTGACTATAAACCTGAGCTTTTGAATCGGAAAGCACAAATACTCCAACAACAAGAATTTCTTGCTAAACAAGTAAgatcagtaaaaaaaaaaccttctaATGCAAACAGTCAAG ATGCACCAACTTCTCATGAAGACGACAACGCTGAAAAAGAGAATTTAACCAGTGAATCAACAGACTCGCTAAGTGAGCTTCTTGAGAAGCAAAAAATTTGA